A section of the Tamandua tetradactyla isolate mTamTet1 chromosome 4, mTamTet1.pri, whole genome shotgun sequence genome encodes:
- the MLNR gene encoding motilin receptor → MGSPWNRSHGPEGAREPPWPALPPCDERRCSPFPLGALVPVTVVCLGLFAVGVSGNVVTLLLVCRHRDLRTTTNLYLGSMAVSDLLILLGLPFDLYRLWRSRPWVFGSLLCRLSLYLGEGGTYATLLHVTALSVERYLAICRPLRARVLVTRRRVRALIAALWAVALLSAGPFFFLVDVEQDPGASAVPAPNGTARATPSLPASRAPFPTPPSRSEAAALFSRECRPSRAQLGALRVMLWVTTAYFFLPFLCLTVLYGLIGRELWTSRGPLRGSAASGRERGHRQTVRVLLVVVLAFIVCWLPFHVGRIIYINTEDSRMMYFSQYFNIVALQLFYLSASINPILYNLISKRYRAAACKLLLAKPSGGRGLCRSRDPRGATGGDNWLDVDQQLT, encoded by the exons ATGGGCAGCCCCTGGAACCGCAGCCACGGCCCCGAAGGCGCGCGGGAGCCGCCGTGGCCCGCGCTGCCGCCGTGCGACGAGCGCCGCTGCTCGCCATTCCCGCTGGGCGCGCTGGTGCCGGTGACGGTAGTGTGCCTGGGCCTCTTCGCCGTCGGGGTGAGCGGCAACGTGGTGACCCTGCTGCTCGTGTGCCGCCACCGCGACCTGCGCACCACCACCAACCTGTACCTGGGCAGCATGGCCGTGTCCGACCTGCTCATCCTGCTCGGCCTCCCCTTCGACCTGTACCGCCTCTGGCGCTCGCGGCCCTGGGTCTTCGGGTCGCTGCTCTGCCGCCTGTCGCTGTACCTGGGCGAGGGCGGCACCTACGCCACGCTGCTGCACGTGACGGCGCTCAGCGTCGAGCGCTACCTGGCCATCTGTCGCCCGCTGCGGGCCCGCGTCCTGGTCACTCGCCGCCGCGTCCGGGCGCTCATCGCCGCGCTTTGGGCGGTGGCGCTGCTCTCGGCCGGGCCCTTCTTCTTTCTGGTGGACGTCGAGCAGGACCCCGGCGCCTCCGCGGTCCCGGCCCCGAATGGCACGGCGCGGGCCACCCCGTCGCTCCCCGCCTCGCGGGCGCCGTTTCCGACCCCGCCGTCGAGGTCCGAGGCCGCCGCGCTCTTCAGCCGCGAGTGCCGGCCGAGCCGCGCGCAGCTGGGCGCCCTGCGCGTCATGCTGTGGGTCACCACCGCCTACTTCTTCTTGCCCTTCTTGTGCCTCACCGTCCTCTACGGGCTCATCGGGCGCGAGCTGTGGACCAGCCGGGGGCCGCTGCGAGGCTCGGCCGCCTCGGGGCGGGAGAGGGGCCATCGGCAGACCGTCCGCGTCCTCC TGGTGGTGGTTCTGGCCTTTATAGTTTGCTGGTTGCCTTTCCACGTTGGCAGGATCATTTACATAAATACAGAAGACTCCCGGATGATGTATTTCTCCCAGTATTTTAACATCGTTGCTCTGCAACTTTTCTATCTGAGTGCATCCATCAACCCAATCCTCTACAACCTTATTTCAAAGAGGTACAGAGCAGCAGCCTGCAAACTGCTGCTTGCCAAACCTTCTGGAGGAAGAGGTCTCTGCAGAAGCAGGGACCCTAGAGGAGCCACTGGGGGTGACAACTGGCTGGACGTAGACCAGCAGCTAACGTGA